In Bosea vestrisii, the following are encoded in one genomic region:
- a CDS encoding 2-hydroxyacid dehydrogenase produces the protein MSLLLAITGWHVESWRERFAALLPELPIVTLGEPFDRRAVHYVASWKHPEGSLAGLPNLAAIFSLGAGVDHLFADSRLPEAPIARVIDPDLTTRMSEYVVLHCLMQLRQQHRYDRQQRETLWDDDRNQPAAREVRVGIMGLGELGQDAARKLQMIGFDVAGWSRSPKTIEGLTTFAGEDGLAAFLARTDILVSLLPHTPETHGILNRPLLARLARDGRLGGPALINAGRGKLQVEADILAALDAGELRATVLDVFETEPLPQASPLWSHPAVTVTPHNAAMSAPEAVADQIAAQIRRLEAGGALENVVDPTRGY, from the coding sequence ATGAGCCTGCTTCTGGCCATCACCGGCTGGCATGTCGAGAGCTGGCGCGAGCGCTTCGCGGCGCTGCTGCCCGAGCTGCCGATCGTCACCCTGGGCGAACCCTTCGATCGGCGCGCCGTCCATTATGTCGCGAGCTGGAAGCATCCGGAGGGTAGCCTTGCCGGCCTGCCCAACCTCGCCGCGATCTTCTCGCTCGGTGCCGGCGTCGACCATCTCTTCGCCGATAGCCGCCTGCCTGAGGCGCCGATCGCACGGGTGATCGACCCGGATCTGACGACACGGATGAGCGAATACGTCGTGCTGCACTGCCTGATGCAGCTGCGCCAGCAGCACCGCTATGACCGCCAGCAGCGCGAGACGCTCTGGGATGACGACCGGAACCAGCCAGCAGCGCGCGAGGTGCGCGTCGGCATCATGGGGCTCGGCGAACTCGGGCAGGATGCGGCGCGCAAGCTGCAGATGATCGGCTTCGATGTCGCCGGCTGGAGCCGCTCGCCAAAAACGATCGAAGGCCTCACCACCTTCGCCGGCGAGGACGGCCTCGCAGCCTTCCTCGCCCGCACCGACATCCTCGTCAGCCTGCTGCCGCATACGCCGGAGACGCACGGCATCCTGAACCGCCCGTTGCTGGCAAGGCTGGCGCGCGACGGCCGGCTCGGCGGGCCGGCGCTGATCAATGCCGGGCGCGGCAAATTGCAGGTTGAGGCCGACATCCTGGCGGCGCTCGACGCCGGCGAGCTCAGGGCTACGGTGCTGGACGTCTTTGAGACCGAGCCGCTGCCGCAGGCTTCGCCGCTGTGGAGCCATCCCGCCGTGACGGTGACGCCGCATAATGCCGCCATGTCGGCGCCGGAAGCTGTTGCCGACCAGATCGCGGCGCAGATCAGGCGGCTGGAGGCCGGCGGCGCGCTCGAGAACGTCGTCGATCCGACGCGGGGCTACTGA
- the deoA gene encoding thymidine phosphorylase — MRLPQEIIAAKRDGERLNAQDIRQMIAGLTDGSVSEGQAAAFAMAIFFRDMDAEERVALTLAMRDSGTVLDWRDLPGPALDKHSTGGVGDTVSLPLAAAVAACGGYVPMISGRGLGHTGGTLDKLDAVPGYVTQPGIDLFRHVVREVGCAIIGQTADLAPADKRLYAIRDVTGTVESIPLITASILSKKLAAGLHGLAMDVKFGSGAFMRDFDKAEALAQSLSDVGNGAGLPTRALLTDMSEPLASAAGNALEVAYALDHLTGRRREPRFHEVTVALSAEMLLLGRLAATREEAVAKIEDAFASGAAAERFIHMIAALGGPADLLEHPERHLARAPIVRPVFSDRPGLVEAIDTRGIGLAVVALGGGRTRPQDEIDHAVGIVELAGLGDRVGPDRPLGIIHARSEAGFDAARIRLKSAYRRGEAAVTRGPLIIPA; from the coding sequence ATGCGCCTGCCACAGGAGATCATCGCCGCCAAGCGTGACGGCGAGCGCCTCAATGCCCAGGACATCCGCCAGATGATAGCGGGCCTGACCGATGGCTCGGTCAGCGAGGGCCAGGCCGCCGCCTTCGCCATGGCGATCTTCTTCCGCGACATGGATGCTGAGGAACGTGTCGCGCTGACGCTCGCCATGCGCGATTCCGGCACGGTGCTGGACTGGCGCGACCTGCCCGGTCCGGCGCTCGACAAGCACTCGACCGGCGGCGTCGGCGACACGGTCTCGCTGCCGCTCGCGGCTGCGGTCGCGGCCTGCGGCGGCTATGTCCCGATGATCTCTGGCCGCGGCCTCGGCCATACCGGCGGCACGCTCGACAAGCTCGACGCGGTGCCGGGCTACGTCACCCAGCCGGGCATCGACCTCTTCCGCCATGTCGTGCGCGAGGTCGGCTGCGCCATCATCGGCCAGACCGCCGACCTCGCCCCGGCCGACAAGCGCCTCTATGCGATCCGCGATGTCACCGGCACGGTCGAATCGATCCCGCTGATCACCGCCTCGATCCTGTCGAAGAAGCTTGCCGCCGGCCTGCATGGCCTCGCCATGGACGTGAAATTCGGTTCCGGCGCCTTCATGCGCGATTTCGACAAGGCCGAGGCGCTGGCGCAGAGCCTCTCCGACGTCGGCAATGGCGCCGGCCTGCCGACGCGGGCCTTGCTTACCGATATGAGCGAGCCGCTGGCCTCGGCCGCCGGCAATGCGCTCGAGGTCGCCTATGCGCTCGACCATCTGACCGGGCGCCGGCGCGAACCGCGCTTCCACGAGGTCACGGTGGCGTTGTCCGCCGAGATGCTGCTGCTCGGCCGGCTCGCTGCGACGCGCGAGGAGGCAGTCGCGAAGATCGAGGACGCCTTCGCCAGCGGCGCCGCAGCGGAGCGCTTCATCCACATGATCGCGGCGCTGGGCGGTCCGGCCGACCTGCTGGAGCATCCCGAGCGGCATCTCGCCCGCGCGCCGATCGTCCGCCCGGTCTTCTCCGACCGGCCCGGGCTGGTCGAAGCGATCGACACGCGCGGCATCGGCCTCGCCGTGGTCGCGCTCGGCGGCGGGCGCACCCGCCCGCAGGACGAGATCGACCATGCCGTCGGCATCGTCGAGCTGGCCGGGCTCGGCGACCGGGTCGGGCCGGACCGGCCGCTCGGCATCATCCATGCCCGCAGCGAAGCCGGCTTCGACGCCGCCCGCATCCGCCTGAAGAGCGCCTATCGCCGCGGCGAAGCGGCTGTTACGCGTGGGCCGCTGATCATCCCCGCCTAG
- the deoC gene encoding deoxyribose-phosphate aldolase — MSDADLALRALRLLDLTDLSDQASETGALQLCARAVAAPGPVAAICIWPQFVKLARQSLKASPVRIATVINFPAGNSNCSLIGSDITEAIADGADEIDLVLPWRAFLAGDAEIAREMVAEARGSCGNKTLKVILETGEYPDQAAVRAASELAIAAGADFIKTSTGKTKTSATPAAARTMLEAIKASGKPVGLKPSGGLRTLADAKTYLDLANELMGPDWATPQTFRFGASGLYGVLADIIAGTAPAERTDGAY, encoded by the coding sequence ATGTCCGATGCCGATCTCGCCCTGCGCGCGCTACGCCTGCTCGACCTGACCGATTTGTCCGATCAGGCCAGTGAGACCGGCGCGCTGCAGCTTTGCGCCCGCGCCGTCGCGGCGCCTGGCCCAGTCGCGGCAATCTGCATCTGGCCGCAATTCGTCAAGCTGGCCCGCCAGAGCTTGAAGGCCTCGCCGGTCAGGATCGCGACGGTGATCAATTTCCCGGCCGGCAACAGCAATTGCAGCCTGATCGGCAGCGATATCACCGAGGCGATCGCGGATGGCGCCGACGAGATCGACCTGGTGCTTCCCTGGCGCGCCTTCCTAGCCGGAGATGCCGAGATCGCCCGTGAGATGGTCGCCGAAGCACGCGGCAGCTGCGGCAACAAGACGCTCAAAGTCATCCTCGAGACCGGAGAATATCCCGATCAGGCAGCGGTGCGCGCGGCCTCCGAACTCGCTATCGCGGCCGGGGCCGACTTCATCAAGACCTCGACCGGCAAGACCAAGACATCCGCCACGCCGGCCGCCGCTCGCACCATGCTGGAGGCGATCAAGGCCTCAGGCAAACCGGTCGGTCTGAAGCCGTCCGGCGGCCTGCGTACGCTCGCCGATGCGAAGACCTATCTCGACCTTGCCAATGAGTTGATGGGCCCGGACTGGGCGACGCCTCAGACCTTCCGCTTCGGCGCGAGCGGGCTCTACGGCGTCCTCGCCGACATCATCGCCGGCACCGCCCCGGCCGAACGGACCGACGGAGCCTATTGA
- a CDS encoding purine-nucleoside phosphorylase has protein sequence MAADALFDRAASVLIDRGIDGGIDCAIVLGTGLGRIIDDMVDPISVPFEEIPGFPKGSVSGHAKRLSYGVLHGKRVLVFEGRAHFYETGDPAIMRVPLGMLAAFGSPPLVLTNAAGSLRPDLRPGSLALITDHINYNGPNPLVGDTGDGRFVPMIDAYDPHLRARLKKAAAASGANMGEGVYMWFSGPSFETPAEIKMAKTLGADLVGMSTVPEVILARRYGLRVAGISIVTNMGAGILGGAPSHGETRDVAATATTALRRVLRAFLSEL, from the coding sequence ATGGCGGCGGATGCGCTTTTCGACCGAGCGGCATCGGTACTGATCGATCGAGGCATCGATGGCGGCATCGACTGCGCCATCGTACTCGGCACCGGGCTCGGACGCATCATCGACGACATGGTCGATCCGATCTCCGTTCCCTTCGAGGAAATCCCGGGCTTTCCGAAAGGGTCGGTCTCGGGCCATGCCAAGCGGCTCAGCTATGGCGTGCTGCACGGCAAGCGCGTGCTGGTCTTCGAGGGTCGCGCGCATTTCTACGAAACCGGCGATCCCGCGATCATGCGCGTGCCACTCGGCATGCTCGCCGCCTTCGGCTCGCCGCCGCTGGTGCTGACCAACGCCGCCGGCTCGCTGCGGCCGGATCTGCGCCCCGGCAGCCTCGCTTTGATCACCGACCACATCAACTATAACGGCCCCAACCCGCTGGTCGGCGATACCGGCGACGGCCGTTTCGTGCCGATGATCGACGCCTATGACCCGCATCTGCGCGCCCGACTGAAGAAAGCCGCCGCCGCCAGCGGCGCCAATATGGGCGAGGGCGTCTATATGTGGTTCTCCGGGCCGAGCTTCGAGACGCCGGCCGAGATCAAGATGGCCAAGACGCTCGGCGCCGACCTCGTGGGGATGTCGACCGTGCCGGAGGTGATCCTGGCGCGCCGCTACGGCCTGCGTGTCGCCGGCATCTCGATCGTCACCAATATGGGGGCGGGCATCCTGGGCGGCGCGCCCAGCCATGGCGAGACGCGCGATGTCGCCGCGACCGCGACCACCGCGCTGCGGCGGGTGCTGCGCGCCTTCCTGAGCGAGCTCTGA
- a CDS encoding cytidine deaminase, translating into MSAEPDLDALFAAALAAQQKAYAPYSRFKVGAAILADDGTIYPGCNVENAAYPVGACAEAGAISAMVAGGARAIRAILIIGDGAELVTPCGACRQRIREFAGPEIPIVIAGPEGIRTRFSLAELLPASFGPANLPT; encoded by the coding sequence GTGTCCGCCGAACCCGATCTCGACGCGCTCTTCGCCGCGGCTCTAGCCGCGCAGCAGAAGGCCTATGCGCCCTATTCGCGCTTCAAGGTCGGCGCTGCCATCCTGGCCGATGACGGCACGATCTATCCCGGCTGCAATGTCGAGAATGCCGCCTATCCAGTCGGCGCCTGCGCCGAGGCCGGCGCGATCTCGGCGATGGTCGCCGGCGGGGCGCGCGCCATCCGCGCCATCCTCATCATCGGCGACGGTGCCGAGCTGGTGACGCCCTGTGGTGCCTGCCGCCAGCGCATCCGCGAATTCGCCGGCCCGGAGATACCGATCGTCATCGCCGGGCCCGAGGGCATTCGTACGCGTTTTTCGCTGGCCGAGCTGTTGCCAGCCTCGTTCGGACCGGCCAATTTGCCGACCTGA
- a CDS encoding ABC transporter permease, whose product MEIVQTLAVILDSTIRLSIPLLCAALAGLWSERSGVVDIGLEGKMLIAAFASAVAAYHSGSAWAGLGAGMLAAIALSLVHGFAAITWRGNQIVSGVAINMLAVGLTAILGNAWYGQGGRTPNLEGSARFPELDLPLVGTLKEVPVLGPIYDIAISGHAAPVYLAVLALVLTALTLKHTRFGLRLRAVGENPAAVDTAGVSVAGLRYAAVIICGALCGLGGTYLAVSQSAGFLPQMTAGKGFIALAAVIFANWRPWPALFACLLFGLLDAVAIRLQGVSLPGIGLVPVQAIQALPYVMTVVLLAGFIGRATPPKASGLPYVKER is encoded by the coding sequence ATGGAGATCGTCCAGACCCTTGCCGTCATCCTCGATTCGACGATCCGCCTGTCGATCCCGCTGCTCTGCGCGGCGCTCGCCGGGCTCTGGTCGGAGCGCTCCGGCGTCGTCGACATCGGGCTCGAAGGCAAGATGCTGATCGCCGCCTTCGCCTCTGCGGTCGCCGCCTATCACAGCGGCTCGGCCTGGGCGGGCCTGGGCGCCGGCATGCTCGCCGCCATCGCGCTGTCGCTGGTGCACGGCTTTGCCGCGATCACCTGGCGCGGCAACCAGATCGTCTCCGGCGTCGCGATCAACATGCTCGCGGTCGGGCTCACTGCCATCCTCGGCAATGCCTGGTACGGCCAGGGCGGACGCACGCCGAATCTCGAAGGCTCGGCGCGCTTTCCCGAGCTCGACCTGCCTTTGGTTGGGACCCTCAAGGAGGTCCCGGTCCTCGGCCCGATCTACGACATCGCGATCTCTGGCCATGCCGCACCGGTCTATCTCGCAGTGCTTGCCCTCGTGCTGACGGCGCTGACGCTGAAACACACCCGCTTCGGCCTGCGCCTGCGTGCCGTCGGCGAGAATCCAGCGGCGGTCGACACCGCCGGCGTCTCGGTCGCCGGCCTGCGCTATGCCGCGGTGATCATCTGCGGCGCGCTTTGCGGTTTAGGGGGTACCTATCTCGCCGTTTCGCAATCGGCCGGCTTCCTGCCGCAGATGACGGCCGGCAAGGGCTTCATCGCGCTCGCCGCGGTGATCTTCGCCAATTGGCGGCCCTGGCCGGCTTTGTTCGCCTGCCTGCTCTTCGGTCTGCTCGACGCGGTCGCGATCCGGCTCCAGGGCGTGAGTTTGCCGGGCATCGGCCTCGTCCCGGTCCAGGCGATCCAGGCCCTGCCCTATGTGATGACGGTGGTGCTGCTCGCCGGCTTCATCGGCAGGGCGACGCCGCCCAAGGCCTCGGGCCTGCCCTATGTGAAGGAGCGTTGA
- a CDS encoding ABC transporter permease: MSAAPLELPRWADTALVPLVSVAAALVVAGLVVLSIGESPLEATALLLKGSLGSLEGLGFTLYYSTNFIFTGLAVAVAFHAGLFNIGGEGQATIAGIFAALACLWLAPLPGILLVPLAILAAAAGGALWAFIPGYLQATRGSHVVITTIMFNFIAATLIVYLLVEVMGKTGSMQPETPDFPKQAVLTPIHELLGAFGLKLPSTPLNTSFLLALASLVAVWALIYRSRLGYAIRTVGANPRAAAYAGISPARITMVAMAISGALAGGLAVNEAMGVQHRLVLDFTAGYGFVGIAVALMGRGHPVGVGLAALLFGVLYQGGAELSFDKPTITRDMVVVIGGIVILFAGALDGLFRRLVAGVLNLGRGS, encoded by the coding sequence ATGAGTGCCGCCCCGCTCGAGCTGCCGCGCTGGGCCGACACGGCGCTCGTCCCGCTGGTCTCGGTCGCGGCGGCGCTCGTCGTCGCCGGGCTCGTCGTGCTCTCGATCGGCGAGAGCCCGCTGGAGGCGACGGCGCTCTTGCTGAAGGGCTCGCTCGGCAGCCTCGAGGGCCTCGGCTTCACGCTCTACTACAGCACCAATTTCATCTTCACCGGCCTGGCCGTCGCGGTCGCCTTCCATGCCGGCCTGTTCAACATTGGCGGCGAGGGCCAGGCGACCATCGCCGGCATCTTTGCCGCGCTCGCCTGCCTCTGGCTCGCGCCCTTGCCGGGCATCCTCCTGGTGCCGCTCGCGATCCTCGCCGCGGCGGCGGGCGGGGCGCTCTGGGCCTTCATTCCCGGCTACCTCCAGGCGACGCGCGGCAGCCATGTCGTGATCACCACGATCATGTTCAACTTCATCGCCGCGACCCTGATCGTCTACCTTCTGGTCGAGGTGATGGGGAAAACGGGCTCGATGCAGCCGGAAACCCCGGACTTCCCGAAGCAGGCGGTGCTGACGCCGATCCACGAACTGCTCGGCGCCTTCGGGCTGAAACTGCCCTCGACGCCACTCAATACCTCGTTCCTGCTGGCGCTCGCGTCCCTCGTCGCGGTCTGGGCGCTGATCTACCGCTCACGGCTCGGCTACGCGATCCGCACAGTCGGCGCCAATCCGCGCGCCGCGGCCTATGCCGGCATCTCGCCCGCGCGGATCACGATGGTGGCGATGGCGATCTCGGGTGCGCTCGCCGGCGGGCTCGCGGTCAACGAGGCGATGGGCGTGCAGCATCGGCTCGTGCTCGACTTTACCGCCGGCTACGGCTTCGTCGGCATCGCGGTGGCGCTGATGGGGCGTGGGCATCCGGTCGGCGTCGGGCTCGCTGCTTTGCTCTTCGGCGTGCTCTATCAGGGCGGGGCGGAGCTCTCCTTCGACAAGCCGACCATCACCCGCGACATGGTCGTGGTGATCGGCGGCATCGTCATCCTCTTCGCCGGTGCGCTCGACGGGCTGTTTCGGCGTCTCGTCGCCGGCGTGCTCAATCTCGGGCGCGGAAGCTAA
- a CDS encoding ABC transporter ATP-binding protein — translation MSEAIAPAIALIGISKAFGPVKANKDVSLTIAASSIHGIVGENGAGKSTLMSILYGFYEADSGEIRVRGEQRRIRSSSDAIAAGIGMVHQHFMLVEPLSVVENIVLGAEGGALLKRGIGKARAELARLSQEYGLAIDPDAIVGTLSVGLQQRVEILKALYRGAEVLILDEPTAVLTPAEADQLFELLRALKAQGKTVILITHKLREIMAVTDRVSVMRRGEMVAHVETDRTSPAELAEAMVGRRVLLRVEKSPRKRGVPVLEAAGLTVVDERGCETLRDASLTLHEGEIVGIAGVAGNGQSELLDVLAGLTQPARGVIRLGGQILNAADRNPANLRKLGLMHIPEDRLRTGLVTAFAASENAILGYHDDPAFGRGPFLSPALVEQHARTGMQDYDVRPVDPTLKTAKFSGGNQQKIVLAREIERAPKVLLVGQPTRGVDIGAIEFIHRRLIALRDAGVAILLVSVELEEVMALSDRILALCGGQITGEREATTTDERDLGLLMAGVSERAA, via the coding sequence ATGAGTGAAGCCATAGCCCCAGCCATCGCGCTGATCGGCATCAGCAAGGCGTTCGGCCCGGTCAAGGCCAACAAGGACGTGTCGCTCACCATCGCCGCCAGCTCGATCCACGGCATCGTCGGCGAGAATGGCGCCGGCAAGTCGACGCTGATGTCGATCCTCTACGGCTTCTACGAGGCCGATTCCGGCGAGATCCGGGTGCGCGGCGAGCAGCGCCGCATCCGCTCCTCCTCGGATGCGATCGCCGCCGGGATCGGCATGGTCCACCAGCATTTCATGCTGGTCGAGCCGCTCAGCGTGGTCGAGAACATCGTGCTCGGTGCCGAGGGCGGGGCGCTGCTCAAGCGCGGCATCGGCAAGGCACGGGCCGAGCTGGCGCGGCTATCGCAGGAATATGGCCTCGCCATCGATCCCGACGCGATCGTCGGCACGCTCTCGGTCGGCCTGCAGCAGCGCGTCGAGATCCTGAAGGCGCTCTATCGCGGCGCCGAGGTGCTGATCCTCGACGAGCCGACGGCGGTGCTGACCCCGGCCGAGGCCGACCAGCTCTTCGAATTGCTGCGGGCCTTGAAGGCGCAGGGCAAGACGGTGATCCTGATCACCCACAAGCTGCGCGAGATCATGGCGGTGACCGACCGTGTCTCGGTGATGCGGCGTGGCGAGATGGTCGCCCATGTCGAGACGGACAGGACCTCGCCGGCCGAGCTCGCCGAGGCGATGGTCGGCCGCCGCGTGCTGCTGCGCGTCGAGAAGAGCCCCCGAAAGCGCGGCGTGCCGGTGCTCGAAGCGGCAGGACTGACCGTGGTCGATGAGCGCGGCTGCGAGACGCTGCGAGACGCCAGCCTCACTTTGCATGAAGGCGAAATCGTCGGCATCGCCGGCGTCGCCGGCAACGGCCAGAGCGAACTGCTCGACGTGCTGGCAGGACTGACCCAGCCCGCGCGCGGCGTGATCCGGCTCGGCGGCCAGATCCTCAACGCTGCCGACCGCAACCCGGCCAATCTGCGCAAGCTCGGCCTGATGCACATCCCCGAGGACCGGCTCAGGACCGGCCTCGTTACCGCCTTCGCCGCATCCGAGAACGCCATCCTCGGCTACCATGACGATCCGGCCTTCGGACGCGGTCCCTTCCTGTCCCCGGCGCTGGTCGAGCAGCATGCGCGCACCGGCATGCAGGATTACGACGTCCGCCCGGTCGATCCGACCCTGAAGACGGCCAAATTCTCCGGCGGCAACCAGCAGAAGATCGTGCTCGCCCGCGAGATCGAGCGGGCGCCGAAGGTGCTGCTGGTTGGCCAGCCGACGCGCGGTGTCGATATCGGCGCGATCGAGTTCATCCATCGCCGGCTGATCGCGCTGCGCGACGCCGGCGTCGCGATCCTGCTCGTCTCGGTCGAATTGGAAGAGGTGATGGCGCTGTCCGACCGCATCCTTGCCCTCTGCGGGGGCCAGATCACCGGTGAGCGCGAGGCGACCACCACCGACGAGCGCGATCTCGGCCTGCTGATGGCCGGCGTCAGCGAGCGCGCGGCATGA
- a CDS encoding MBL fold metallo-hydrolase: protein MKVAILGSGDAFGSGGRFNTCLYVEAAGEQMLLDCGGSSMVALNNAGIARNQLSTLLFTHFHGDHFGGLPAFLLEAQFVSRRTQPLTIAGPRGVEQRALQAIETDFPGASNNAWRFPITYVEVTPDAAATLAGIAVEAFPMVHDQRAGPCQGYRLVHDGKIFAFSGDSAWTDALIPLSAGADALLIECYTWDQVLANHLDYGTLRAHRADLGAKRIVLTHMSPQMLAHAEELPEEHAYDGMVLSL, encoded by the coding sequence ATGAAAGTCGCCATTCTCGGCTCCGGCGACGCCTTCGGCTCCGGAGGCCGCTTCAACACTTGCCTCTATGTCGAGGCGGCTGGCGAGCAGATGCTGCTCGACTGCGGCGGCTCGAGCATGGTGGCGCTCAACAATGCAGGGATCGCTCGCAACCAACTCTCGACCCTGCTGTTCACCCATTTCCACGGCGACCATTTCGGCGGGCTGCCGGCCTTCCTGTTGGAAGCGCAGTTTGTCTCGCGGCGGACCCAACCGCTGACCATCGCGGGACCGAGAGGTGTCGAGCAGCGGGCGTTGCAGGCGATCGAGACCGATTTCCCGGGTGCGTCCAACAATGCCTGGCGCTTTCCGATCACCTATGTCGAGGTCACGCCGGACGCAGCGGCGACGCTCGCCGGGATCGCCGTCGAGGCCTTCCCGATGGTGCATGACCAGCGCGCCGGGCCCTGTCAGGGCTATCGGCTGGTCCATGACGGCAAGATCTTCGCCTTCTCCGGAGATAGCGCCTGGACGGATGCGTTGATCCCGCTCTCAGCCGGCGCCGACGCGCTACTCATCGAGTGCTACACTTGGGACCAGGTCCTGGCGAACCATCTCGACTATGGCACGCTGCGGGCGCACAGAGCCGATCTCGGCGCGAAACGCATTGTTCTGACCCATATGAGCCCGCAGATGCTGGCGCATGCGGAGGAACTACCGGAAGAGCACGCCTATGACGGCATGGTGCTGTCGCTATGA
- a CDS encoding BMP family lipoprotein translates to MQLKTLALALAGVALSAMAAMAQTAIKPAIVYDKGGKFDKSFNEGVFVGAEKFKTETGVEFRDFEPTNDAQIEQALRRFARDGHSPIIAVGFSQATALQKVAAEFPNLKFTIIDMVVELPNVQSVVFKEHEASYLVGLIASLASKTGKVGFVGGMDIPLIRKFACGYVQGVKAGKKDAEIFQNMTGSTPAAWNDPVKGGELAKSQIDRGADVIYHAAGGTGIGVLRAAADAGKLGIGVDSNQNMLHPGKVLTSMLKRVDVAAYTSFKEARDGNWKPGVSVLGLKEDGVGWALDDNNKALITPEMKAAADKARADIIAGTVKVHDYMSDSKCTM, encoded by the coding sequence ATGCAACTGAAAACTCTCGCGCTCGCGCTGGCGGGCGTCGCCCTCTCGGCCATGGCGGCCATGGCCCAGACCGCGATCAAGCCGGCGATCGTCTATGACAAGGGCGGCAAATTCGACAAATCCTTCAATGAGGGCGTCTTCGTCGGGGCCGAGAAGTTCAAGACCGAGACCGGCGTCGAGTTCCGCGATTTCGAGCCGACCAATGACGCGCAGATCGAGCAGGCGCTGCGCCGCTTCGCCCGCGACGGCCATTCGCCGATCATCGCCGTCGGCTTCTCGCAAGCGACCGCGCTGCAGAAGGTCGCGGCCGAGTTCCCGAACCTGAAGTTCACCATCATCGACATGGTCGTCGAGCTGCCGAACGTGCAGTCGGTCGTGTTCAAGGAGCATGAGGCCTCCTATCTCGTCGGCCTCATCGCCAGCCTCGCCTCAAAGACCGGCAAGGTCGGCTTCGTCGGCGGCATGGACATCCCGCTGATCCGGAAGTTCGCCTGCGGCTACGTCCAGGGCGTCAAGGCCGGCAAGAAGGACGCCGAGATCTTCCAGAACATGACCGGCTCGACCCCGGCCGCCTGGAACGACCCCGTCAAGGGCGGCGAGCTCGCCAAGTCGCAGATCGACCGCGGCGCCGACGTGATCTACCACGCCGCCGGCGGCACTGGCATCGGCGTGCTGCGCGCCGCAGCGGACGCCGGAAAGCTCGGCATCGGCGTCGACTCCAACCAGAACATGCTGCATCCCGGCAAGGTGCTGACCTCGATGCTGAAGCGCGTCGACGTCGCCGCCTATACCTCGTTCAAGGAAGCGCGTGACGGCAACTGGAAGCCGGGCGTCTCCGTGCTCGGGCTGAAGGAGGACGGCGTCGGCTGGGCCCTCGACGACAACAACAAGGCGCTGATCACGCCGGAGATGAAGGCGGCCGCCGACAAGGCGCGCGCCGACATCATCGCCGGCACCGTCAAGGTCCACGACTACATGTCGGATTCCAAGTGCACGATGTGA
- a CDS encoding SDR family oxidoreductase yields MTALTNKVAIVTGASSGIGRAAALLFAAEGARLVITARRQGELDALAAEIKAAGGEAMAIAGDIREEALAQRLVETATERFGGLDIAFNNAGTVGDLGPVAEMSLATWHQLIETNLTSAFLGAKYQAPALEARGGGSLIFTASFVGYTAGLAGMSAYAASKAGQIGLVKALAAELGGKRIRVNALLPGGTDTPASITNDPASGPEVTAFVEGMHALKRMAQPEEIARAALFLASDASSFVTGTAFLADGGVSIQRG; encoded by the coding sequence ATGACAGCTCTCACCAACAAGGTCGCGATCGTGACCGGCGCCAGCTCCGGCATCGGCCGTGCCGCGGCGCTGCTTTTCGCCGCTGAAGGCGCCAGGCTCGTGATCACGGCGAGGCGACAGGGCGAGCTCGACGCCCTTGCCGCCGAGATCAAGGCGGCCGGCGGCGAGGCGATGGCAATCGCCGGCGACATTCGCGAGGAGGCGCTGGCGCAACGTCTGGTCGAAACTGCGACCGAGCGCTTCGGCGGCCTCGATATCGCCTTCAACAATGCCGGCACGGTCGGTGATCTCGGACCTGTCGCCGAGATGTCCCTGGCGACTTGGCACCAGTTGATCGAGACCAACCTGACCAGTGCCTTCCTCGGCGCGAAGTATCAGGCGCCGGCGCTGGAGGCGCGCGGCGGCGGCTCGCTGATCTTCACCGCGAGCTTCGTCGGCTACACTGCCGGGCTCGCCGGCATGTCGGCCTATGCGGCTAGCAAGGCCGGGCAGATCGGCCTCGTGAAAGCGCTCGCGGCCGAGCTCGGCGGCAAGCGCATCCGGGTCAACGCACTGCTGCCGGGCGGGACCGACACACCGGCGAGCATCACGAATGATCCGGCCTCAGGCCCGGAGGTCACCGCCTTCGTCGAGGGTATGCATGCGCTGAAGCGGATGGCGCAACCGGAGGAGATCGCCCGCGCCGCGCTCTTTCTGGCCTCCGACGCGTCGAGCTTCGTCACCGGCACGGCCTTCCTTGCCGATGGCGGCGTCTCGATCCAGCGTGGCTGA